In Erwinia sp. SLM-02, the genomic window TCCAACTCTGTTAGACTCTGTTCGCTTTCTATCCCACTATTTTTCGTTAAGGTCCCCGGAGAGAACCATGACAGATGCTGATATGCATCCGGCTGTCCAGCCAGCTACGCAAACGATTGCGGCATACCGTAAAATCACCTGGCGACTCATTCCTTTTTTGTGCCTGTGCTATCTCGCGGCCTATCTGGACCGCATCAATATCGGCCTGGCCAAACTGCAAATGGCCAACGATCTCCAGCTCAGTGAAACCGCGTTTGGCCTGGGAGCCGGGTTATTTTTCGTCGGGTACATTCTGTTTGAAGTACCGAGCAACCTGATCCTGCAGCGCGTCGGGGCCAGCGTATGGATTGCCCGCATTATGATCAGCTGGGGGCTGCTCTCCGCCGCCACGCTGATGGTGCAAACCCCCGCGCAGTTCTACGCCCTGCGATTCTTCCTCGGCGTCGCGGAGGCCGGATTCCTGCCCGGCGTGCTCTTCTATCTGACCCGTTGGTATCCTTCCTGGCGACGCGGCCGCATTATTGCCCTGTTCATGATTGGCCTGCCGCTATCAAGCCTGATTGGCGCACCGCTGTCGGGCTGGATCATGACTCACTTTGACCAGCTGCACGGCCTGCGGGGCTGGCAGTGGATGTTCCTGCTGGAGGGATTGCCCAGCGTTTTACTCGGTCTGCTGACGCTGTGGGTGCTGCCGAACAGCGTGGCGCAGGCTGGCTGGCTCAGCCGTGAGGAAAAAGCATGCGTTCAACGGGAGCTGGATATTGATGAACGCGAGGGGCGCGAGAGTAAACATCGCCTGCGCGACGGGCTGCTGAATATCCGCGTGCTGATGCTCGGCGGCATCGATTTTTCTATTCTGCTCAGTGCCTACGCGATGGGGTTCTGGCTACCGACGTTAATTAAGCAGGCCGGAGTGACCAGTATCAGCCATATCGGTTATCTGACCGCCATACCCAGCCTGGCGGCACTGGTGGGGATGCTGCTGATTGGCTACAGTTCGGACCGCATGCGCGAGCGCCGCTGGCATATTATCGTGCCGTTTATTATCGGCGCGGGCGCGATGGCGGCCAGTACGTTTGCCGGGCACAGCGTGCTGGCCACGGTGCTGCTGTTTTCGCTGGCGCAGGCGATGATTATTGGTGCCGTGCCGGTGTTCTTTAGTCTGCCCGCGACGTTCCTGAAGGGTACTGCGGCGGCGGCAGGGTTTGCGCTGGCCTGTTCGGTGGCCAATATTGCCGGGCTGGTGAGTAATTCGATTATGGGTCTGGCGTTAGATCTGACCGGCAGCAGCAGCGGTGCGATGTGGTTTTTTGCGGTGTGTCTGCTGCTGAGTTCGCTGCTGGTGGTGGCACTGCCGGCGAAGCTGGTGAATCGTTAAGGATAGTGGGACGGAGTGAGCGCTGGCGGGTTGTGCCCCCGTTCGGGCTGGTCCTCGCGCCGCTTTGCGGTGCCTTCACTTCGTTCGTCAGCCTGACGGACCGGCTGAAACGGATGCCTGCAGAATCTGGAGCTAGCGCTGGCGGGTTGTGCCCCCGTTCGGGCTGGTCCTCGCGCCGCTTTGCGGTGCCTTCACTTCGTTCGTCAGCCTGACGGACCGGCACAGACGCGCGTCCTGCGCGGCTGTGCCTTTCGCCTGCGTCCTTGCAGGCGAATCCTGGCTTCCTCTCTCCGCTCAGCGCTGCGGATTGCCCGAACGGGGGCACAACCAGCCTGCTTTCTGACTTCCGGGTGGTCTGAGAAACCAAGCAGATCCTCACTGTTTCCGTTCAGCGCTGTAGATTGCACGACTGGGGGCACAACCAGCCTAGTTTCTGACTTCCGGGTGGCCAGAGAAACCAAGCAGATCTTCACTGTTTCCACTCAGCGCTGCGGATTGCCCGCTCGGGGAATAACTATCCCGTTTCTTACAGCAGTTTTGTCTGCCAGTTAAAAATCTCTCCATAGCAACTCAATACGACCGCTTAGATCTCATTTTGAGGTGTGATGCGACCTGGATTAGTCGATATTGCTTCAGAAAAGCTCCATCTGTTTCGGTATTCGGACCAGGTTCAGGAAACGGGTGTTTAGCATTAAAGAACTTACAAATATGCGACTCCTAAAACCATCGTTACAGCAGTTCGCAGTTCAGCAGGCAGTCAGGCAGTCAGGCAGTTAAAAGCGCACACAGAGTTTAAAGGAGGCCAGCCTCTGCGGCTGCCGGGTAATCCGCAGCGCTGAGGTGGAAGCTACGGGCCAGGAGACGCCAACAGGACGTTGGCGTCAGGCCTGGCGCGGGCAGGACGCCCGCTCCGGGCCGGTCCGGAAGGCACGAAGCTGTAACTGAAGGCATCGCGCATAGCGCGACGCGAGGACCGCCCGGCAGCCGCAGAGGCTGGCCTCCGAACACCGGACTACCCGCGAAAAACCGTCCCCATACACGACATCGATGCTGGAAGAATCGACCACAGCGCGACGCGAGGACCATCCGGCAGCCGCAGAAGCTGGCCTCCGAACATCGGACTACCCGCGAAAAACAGTCCCCATGCACGACATCGATGCTGGAAGAATCGACCACAGCGCGACGCGAGGACCATCCGGCAGCCGCAGAGGCTGGCCTCCGAACACCGGACTACCCGCGAAGAAGCTAACGCCTAACCCGTCAGAAACGGAACTCCCCACCGAACACCCATGTACGACCACGCGCAGTCGTATTCACCGACACGCCCTCGGCCGCCGTGCTCAAATCCTGGTTCATGCGGTTCAGTGCTTCCGCATAATCCCTGTTCTGCACGTTCTGCACCGTCAGGCGCAGCTGCAAATTATCGGTTACCTGATAGCTGCTGTAGAGATCGATAATCGTTGGGATCTTCGGCATGCTGTGCTTAGTCACTACGGTAGCATCTTCTGAATTCCACCAGTCAGGATCGAGGCGCTTCGACCTGCCGGTATATTTAATCAGGCTACCGATAGTCAGCTTCTCATCCAGCAGGCGCACCCCCAGATCGGCGGTAATATAGCGGCGCGGCAGATCGGCCAGATCGTCGTAAGCAAACAGATTTGAGGTACTGGCAATCGAGGTCGGCTGGTTGGTGTACTGCTCGCTGTAGGACAGATTCAGATAGGCGAGGCCCGCATCATAGTTCGCCTCCAGCTCGTAGCCCCGCGACTGCACCGGCGAGAGTGAATTAACGTAGACGTTGGCGTTAAAACCGGCCTCTGAATTATCAATATCCTTGCACAGCGAACCGTCGTAGCACAGGAAGAACGTTTCGCTGGTGATGTAGTCTTTGGTGCGGGTCTGATAAACCAGCGCCTTCAGCATCAGCTTATCTTTCTCCACCACCAGCCCTTCCAGATTCACGTTGGTCCCCAGCTGCCAGGTCTCCGCTTTTTCCGGCTTGAGGAACGGGTTCATTGACGCGCCGCCCTCGTTAGCAAAGAACACTTCCTGCACGTTTGGCGCGCGGGACGAGTGGCTGTAACTGACAAACGGCTGCAGCCACGGCGTGACCTGAGCAGAGAGCATGACCGACGGGTTGAAGGCTTTATCGTCAAGATCCAGCTCCGACTCGCCCTGCGGGAAGCATTTTTCATTATCGGCGCAGGCAGGCTTGCGGCCATTAACCTTGCTGCGGGTGTAGTTCAGGTTCAGATCGAGCTGGTAGATGTCTTTGTTGATCGTCAGTCCGGTATAGAGCGACTCGATCTTCTGTTTACCGGCCGGGGCAAACGCATTGCGATCGGTGTCATTCCACTGCTTAAACTGGCGGGTGTAATCGGTTTTCATCACCTTGCTGCCCAGCAGGAAGGTGAAATCATAATCATCCAGCGAGAAGCGGCTGGTGTTACTTAAATCTACCGCGTTGGACTTATTGGTGCTGGAAGAGCTGCGGAAATTAGAAAACGCATTCGGTACGAAGTTCTGGTTGGAACGGCTGCTGCTGAGCAACAGGTTCACACCCACCAGCTCGGAGAGCGGATTAAACTTATAGCGCAGCGAGTAGTCGTCGCTGGTGATATCACGGCGGGTGAAGGTGTTGCTGTAGTTGCGCCCGTTAAACTCAAACTTGTTGTAGCGGTCCGGGCTGAAATCCAGCTTGTACAGCTGCGACTGTGGGTTCTGCTTCATAAAGTCGGTGTCGTCACCGATAAAGTCTCTGCTGCTCTCCCCCGCGCCGTTTTTATAGGTGGCATAGGTGGTGGTGCCACTCATCCCCACCAGCGCGCCGAGCTGGCCGCCGTTACCGAACTCTTCAGTCTTGCCGGCTACCGACACCATGCCGCTGCGGCCCATACCGTTATCGCCCACTGAGAAGCGGCTCAGCACGCCCACCTGACGGCCTTCCTGCACCACATCGTCCACGCCGATAGTGCGGATGCCGGCGCTGCCCATCAGGGCGTTAACCCCCTGCGAACCGGCGCTGTTGCCGCGAGTGATATCAATCCCGGCAATAAAGTTAGGGTCGATCAGCACGGAGGCGGCACTGTTGCTGCCGCCGTGATAGTTGGTCGGTGCCATGCCGTAAAAGGTCTGCGTCACGCCATCAACCATGGTGTTAACGCGCCCCAGCCCGCTCATCCCACGAATGTTAACGCTCACCCCGCTCTGCAGCGGATCAAGCTGGGTGAAGGTGCCGGGAATACCGCGCAGGGTATTGTCCAGGCTTTGCAGCTTTTTATCGGCCGACCGCGAGCTGACCGCGCCGGGGGTGGAGAAGGTTTCGGCCGATGACCCCACATCATCGGCCTGCTTTTTATGATTGCTGTCCGACACGCTGAGCGTGGAGAAGACGGTGCTTCCCTTTTCCCCTTCGGCGGTGGCAACGGCAGGTATAACAAGGCAACTGGCTAACGCGAGGTTAGCAAAAGAGTAATATTTCAACGCGGTGCTCCTGGTGTCTGGCTATTTTTGTTATCAAGGTGAATCAAGAAACTGAATGCCTGCGCGGAGTCTTCAAGGCGGGAGTAGCGCCCTGCGTGGCCGCCGTGGCCCGCCTGCATATTGGTGGTCAGCAGGATTTTTGAGGCAGGATGGCGATTAACGGTGCGCAGGCGCGCGACGTATTTGGCGGCTTCCCAGTAGGGAACGCGCGAGTCGTACAGCCCGCTGGTCACCAGCATATTCGGATAGGCGCGAGGGCTGAGGTTATCGTAAGGGCTCCAGGCCTTGATCTGCCGGTAAGCGAGCGGATCGTTAGGATTACCCCACTCCTCATATTCCTGCTGAGTGAGCGGCAGCGTCTTGTCCAGCATGCTGTTCAGCACGTCGACAAACGGCACCTGCAGCACCACCGCCTTAAACAGATCCGGCGCCTGGTTTACCGCTGCGGCCAGCAGCAGGCCTCCGGCGCTGCCGCCCATGCCGTAAAGCCGCTCGGGGCTGCCGTAGCCCTGCTTAACCAGCCCACGGGAGGCGTCGATAAAGTCATTGAAGCTGTTCGGCTTATGCTCTTTTTTACCGTTGAGATACCAGTTAACTCCCTTCTCGCCGCCGCCGCGCACGTGAACCAGTGCGAAGACAAACCCGCGATCCAACAGGCTGACGCGCGGCGCACTGAAGGCCGCATCCAGACTGATGCCGTAGGCACCGTAGCCGTAGGTCAGCAGCGGATTTTCCCCTTTACGGAACAGATCCTTGCGATAAACCAGCGACACCG contains:
- a CDS encoding MFS transporter, translating into MTDADMHPAVQPATQTIAAYRKITWRLIPFLCLCYLAAYLDRINIGLAKLQMANDLQLSETAFGLGAGLFFVGYILFEVPSNLILQRVGASVWIARIMISWGLLSAATLMVQTPAQFYALRFFLGVAEAGFLPGVLFYLTRWYPSWRRGRIIALFMIGLPLSSLIGAPLSGWIMTHFDQLHGLRGWQWMFLLEGLPSVLLGLLTLWVLPNSVAQAGWLSREEKACVQRELDIDEREGRESKHRLRDGLLNIRVLMLGGIDFSILLSAYAMGFWLPTLIKQAGVTSISHIGYLTAIPSLAALVGMLLIGYSSDRMRERRWHIIVPFIIGAGAMAASTFAGHSVLATVLLFSLAQAMIIGAVPVFFSLPATFLKGTAAAAGFALACSVANIAGLVSNSIMGLALDLTGSSSGAMWFFAVCLLLSSLLVVALPAKLVNR
- a CDS encoding TonB-dependent receptor domain-containing protein, with the translated sequence MKYYSFANLALASCLVIPAVATAEGEKGSTVFSTLSVSDSNHKKQADDVGSSAETFSTPGAVSSRSADKKLQSLDNTLRGIPGTFTQLDPLQSGVSVNIRGMSGLGRVNTMVDGVTQTFYGMAPTNYHGGSNSAASVLIDPNFIAGIDITRGNSAGSQGVNALMGSAGIRTIGVDDVVQEGRQVGVLSRFSVGDNGMGRSGMVSVAGKTEEFGNGGQLGALVGMSGTTTYATYKNGAGESSRDFIGDDTDFMKQNPQSQLYKLDFSPDRYNKFEFNGRNYSNTFTRRDITSDDYSLRYKFNPLSELVGVNLLLSSSRSNQNFVPNAFSNFRSSSSTNKSNAVDLSNTSRFSLDDYDFTFLLGSKVMKTDYTRQFKQWNDTDRNAFAPAGKQKIESLYTGLTINKDIYQLDLNLNYTRSKVNGRKPACADNEKCFPQGESELDLDDKAFNPSVMLSAQVTPWLQPFVSYSHSSRAPNVQEVFFANEGGASMNPFLKPEKAETWQLGTNVNLEGLVVEKDKLMLKALVYQTRTKDYITSETFFLCYDGSLCKDIDNSEAGFNANVYVNSLSPVQSRGYELEANYDAGLAYLNLSYSEQYTNQPTSIASTSNLFAYDDLADLPRRYITADLGVRLLDEKLTIGSLIKYTGRSKRLDPDWWNSEDATVVTKHSMPKIPTIIDLYSSYQVTDNLQLRLTVQNVQNRDYAEALNRMNQDLSTAAEGVSVNTTARGRTWVFGGEFRF